From the genome of Candidatus Methylomirabilota bacterium:
TCTTGATGGCGGGCAGCTTGGCGCCGATCAGCTCGACGCCGAAGCGGTCGAGCGTGCCGTCCTCCGCCAGCGTCACCGCGAGATTGAGCGCCGTCTGGCCGCCCACCGTCGGCAGCATGGCCTGGGGGCGCTCGCGCTCGATGACCTTGGCGACGAACTCCGGCGTGAGCGGCTCGATGTAGGTGCGGTCCGCCATCTCAGGGTCGGTCATGATGGTCGCGGGGTTCGAGTTGATCAGGACGACCTCGAACCCTTCTTCCCGCAGCGCCTTGCAGGCCTGGGTGCCCGAGTAGTCGAACTCGCAGGCCTGGCCGATGACGATGGGCCCGGAGCCGATCAGCAGGATCTTCCGGATATCGGTCCGCTTGGGCACGT
Proteins encoded in this window:
- the carB gene encoding carbamoyl phosphate synthase large subunit (four CarB-CarA dimers form the carbamoyl phosphate synthetase holoenzyme that catalyzes the production of carbamoyl phosphate; CarB is responsible for the amidotransferase activity) — translated: MPKRTDIRKILLIGSGPIVIGQACEFDYSGTQACKALREEGFEVVLINSNPATIMTDPEMADRTYIEPLTPEFVAKVIERERPQAMLPTVGGQTALNLAVTLAEDGTLDRFGVELIGAKLPAIK